A single region of the Pristis pectinata isolate sPriPec2 chromosome 25, sPriPec2.1.pri, whole genome shotgun sequence genome encodes:
- the LOC127582952 gene encoding uncharacterized protein LOC127582952, with translation MPRRCLMQEYEDTALKNCPISGKAFYLDLPDNKSTKLLEGVLKKMGGTIESFLSKEVTYVISNSKEANLRSKSANLASAPNRKSLKNDQANSSHSIYFRNGQMISRGKRLLEKVIKNNECGVVNSTLANARSWGVKILHLDDLLAYFEKRGVKKLLNANRKTLGNEHSSNYVYKSNKVGKLKQPFLKIEDSSRHYKPLYHQFVNYPELNYKSRKGFSAFEHLKKSKNGCQEQEKSKLGVCRMTDSEGDLETLTKPAELHMEKKRHRFCECCRETFYDLVTHLHSKRHQDFASNPSHFTDLDDIMSRMENEFVECQSNGCIQRSTKTAASTGISLSKLYVESLQAVDNLVLEDEEQDHSLDSVAESEVINFPLKGLGQIEKMGQNSKLQDVKPDEMKEDPNFEVIKHNPLQQDYDLASINSMNRIDTHSKQLVVKLLDFNTVGKAACLKSNEQMNVINASMQEVSHDANNEGNSEICHQEKQEPMNSASEEILSCVKAFPKSQKIDCDAFTRENECSFKKRKRSNDTSSHNERSPRPRLDDLADECDFVTYFKSSNSLAGNFGEYLSQPHRELFYLSEPDKPFTSTCFEQNTFPATYSMNISIGEHFDLIPKLNSDKPLNIKEGLEDLQSKNDFKNLMNPQRVIWNCEEKPNYSNTTATDNQEVGAENQFVQTIETTSNEEEQLKLTLSSTTIQASKELPSTSLNTEDFVSQIRKVVLNNEIMLMDEAKLQNTNREINPRTAARNSVAQLATYNETSSNTPLECDTFLNSNTDSQADENGCKNSFSFCHLAFKDDIVQTHTFSSESEWDIQLPAQCDITQTITKDLSVDVELLRKTCVNMKDAEYETQLYSVLKDKSEVDWINKEGHNLMS, from the exons ATGCCACGAAGGTGCTTAATGCAAGAGTATGAAGATACCGCATTGAAAAATTGTCCAATTTCAGGGAAGGCATTTTACCTAGATCTTCCAGATAATAAGAGCACAAAACTGTTGGAGGGTGTTCTGAAAAAAATGGGAGGG aCAATCGAAAGCTTTCTCAGTAAAGAAGTGACTTATGTCATTTCCAACAGTAAAGAAGCAAACCTCCGGAGTAAATCAGCCAATCTAGCATCAGCTCCAAACAGGAAATCTTTGAAAAATGACCAGGCTAATTCCTCTCATTCAATCTACTTCAGAAATGGTCAGATG ATCAGCAGAGGAAAGCGACTACTTGAAAAAGTGATCAAGAACAAT gaatgtggagttgttAACAGTACTTTGGCTAATGCACGTTCCTGGGGAGTGAAAATCCTACATCTTGATG ATCTACTGGCATATTTTGAGAAAAGGGGTGTTAAGAAGTTGCTAAATGCTAATAGGAAGACTCTG GGAAATGAACATTCATCTAATTACGTTTACAAGAGTAATAAAG TGGGAAAACTAAAACAGCCTTTTCTTAAAATTGAAGATTCCAGTCG GCATTATAAACCCCTTTACCACCAGTTTGTCAACTATCCTGAACTGAACTACAAATCTCGTAAAGGATTTAGTGCATTTGAACATCTGAAGAAATCTAAAAATGGATGTCAGGAGCAAGAAAAGAGCAAGCTTGG GGTCTGTAGAATGACAGACAGTGAAGGAGATTTAGAAACCCTCACAAAACCAGCAGAATTGCATATGGAAAAGAAACGGCATCGCTTCTGTGAATGTTGCCGTGAAACATTTTATGATCTTGTTACA CATCTTCACTCAAAACGGCATCAGGATTTCGCCAGTAACCCCTCTCACTTCACAGACCTTGATGATATTATGTCTCGAATGGAAAATGAATTTGTAGAGTGCCAAAGCAATGGGTGCATCCAGCG ATCCACGAAGACTGCTGCAAGTACTGGAATTTCATTATCCAAGTTGTATGTGGAATCATTGCAGGCTGTCGATAATCTTGTTCTTGAGGATGAAGAACAAGATCATTCACTTGACTCTGTAGCCGAAAGTGAAGTGATAAATTTTCCTTTAAAAGGGCTGGGACAAATTGAAAAGATGGGACAAAATTCAAAGCTGCAAGATGTGAAACCTGATGAAATGAAGGAAGATCCAAACTTCGAAGTTATTAAACATAATCCCCTTCAGCAGGATTACGACCTGGCATCTATAAATTCTATGAATAGAATAGATACACATTCTAAACAGCTGGTGGTGAAATTATTGGATTTCAATACAGTAGGGAAAGCAGCATGCCTCAAATCTAATGAACAAATGAATGTTATAAATGCTTCTATGCAGGAAGTTTCACATGATGCTAACAATGAGGGAAATTCAGAAATATGCCATCAGGAAAAACAAGAACCAATGAATTCTGCATCTGAAGAAATTTTGAGTTGTGTGAAGGCTTTCCCTAAATCCCAGAAGATTGATTGTGATGCATTTACAAGAGAGAATGAATGCAGTTTCAAAAAACGCAAGCGCTCCAATGATACTAGTTCGCACAATGAGAGGAGCCCAAGACCTAGACTGGATGATTTGGCTGATGAGTGTGATTTTGTCACTTACTTTAAAAGTAGCAATTCGCTTGCTGGTAATTTTGGTGAATATCTTTCCCAACCACATAGAGAACTGTTTTATTTATCAGAGCCGGACAAACCCTTCACTTCTACTTGTTTTGAACAAAATACATTTCCTGCTACATATTCCATGAACATCTCTATTGGGGAGCATTTTGACTTAATACCTAAGCTTAATTCAGACAAACCTTTGAATATTAAAGAAGGTCTAGAAGACTTGCAAAGCAAGAATGATTTCAAAAACCTGATGAATCCACAAAGAGTCATTTGGAATTGTGAAGAGAAACCAAACTACTCAAACACTACAGCTACAGATAATCAAGAAGTAGGTGCTGAAAATCAATTTGTTCAAACCATTGAAACTACTTCAAATGAGGAAGAACAACTGAAACTTACTTTAAGCAGCACAACAATTCAGGCTAGTAAAGAGTTACCATCAACTTCTCTGAACACTGAAGATTTTGTATCTCAAATTAGGAAAGTAGTTCTTAATAATGAAATCATGCTTATGGATGAAGCAAAACTTCAAAACACAAACAGAGAAATTAATCCCAGAACTGCAGCAAGAAATAGTGTAGCACAGCTTGCAACTTACAATGAAACCAGTAGCAATACACCTCTAGAATGCGACACATTTCTTAATTCAAATACTGATTCTCAAGCAGATGAAAATGGATGTAAAAATTCATTCAGCTTCTGCCATCTTGCCTTTAAAGATGATATAGTTCAAACACATACATTTTCATCAGAATCTGAATGGGATATTCAGTTACCTGCACAATGTGACATTACACAAACCATTACCAAAGACCTGTCTGTTGATGTGGAACTCTTGAGAAAGACATGTGTAAATATGAAAGATGCAGAGTATGAGACTCAGTTATACTCAGTTTTAAAGGACAAATCTGAGGTAGATTGGATCAACAAAGAGGGGCATAATCTAATGAGCTGA
- the ccdc43 gene encoding coiled-coil domain-containing protein 43, producing MAAAGGGAAGFAGWLRRRLDGMDIDGDVYGSYINGILQEGENEEEKSEALQGILSAFMDEDSLAIICKEIIQKWSEITNNITQEKNVEDEVHAIASMIEKQAQIVVKQKGASEEEKSTKAAVLAQYANITDEEDEDEEGHGASGSFNFDSDKSLFKNTNVEAVLVAKKAEREKAREDAQKKKEQDKLQREKDKLAKQERKEKEKKRTQKGERKR from the exons ATGGCTGCGGCCGGTGGAGGGGCGGCGGGGTTCGCGGGGTGGCTGAGGCGGCGGCTGGACGGCATGGACATAGACGGCGATGTCTACGGCTCGTATATCAACGGCATCCTACAGGAAGGAGAGAACGAAGAGGAAAAGTCTGAGGCTCTTCAAGGCATTTTGTCTGCGTTTATG GATGAAGATTCATTAGCAATCATTTGCAAAGAAATAATTCAAAAGTGGTCTGAGATCACAAACAATATCACACAAGAGAAAAATGTTGAAG ATGAAGTACACGCCATTGCAAGTATGATTGAGAAACAAGCCCAGATTGTTGTGAAACAAAAAGGTGCTTCAGAAGAGGAGAAATCTACAAAGGCTGCAGTTCTTGCACAGTATGCAAATATAACCGATGAGGAGGA TGAAGATGAAGAGGGCCATGGAGCAAGTGGATCATTTAACTTTGACAGTGATAAGT CTCTTTTCAAAAATACGAATGTTGAGGCTGTTCTTGTTGCGAAAAAAGCAGAAAGGGAAAAGGCTCGAGAAGATGCACAGAAGAAGAAAGAGCAAGATAAACTACAGCGAGAAAAAGACAAGCTTGCAAAGCAGgaaaggaaagagaaggagaagAAGAGAACACAGAAAGGAGAACGGAAGCGGTAA